In a genomic window of Bacillota bacterium:
- a CDS encoding 2Fe-2S iron-sulfur cluster binding domain-containing protein, whose product MDMVTLTIDGQRVSVPRGTSVLEAARASGIDVPSLCYLKDINVVGACRICVVEIEGAKSLQASCVTPVAEGMVVRTNTPAVREARRTVLELIISNHPLECLTCERNRNCELQELAERLGIREVEYEGERIEFPKDTSSPAIVRNPNKCILCRRCMSVCSQVQTVFAIAPNERGFETMIAPAFGDSLGQVACAQCGQCTLVCPTGALTERDSTNEVYEALADPNKHVVVQTAPAVRATVGEEVGLPPGSLVTGKLVAALRRLGFDKVFDTDFTADLTIMEEGHEFLERLKNRGPLPLITSCSPGWIKFIEHFYPDLLPNLSTCKSPQQMFGALAKTYYAQKAGIDPKDIFVTSIMPCTAKKFEAKRPEMTSSGHVDVDAVLTSRELGRMLRSAGLKLENLPEEGYDDPLGISTGAGVIFGATGGVMEAALRTVYEVVTDRELDNLEFQEIRGLTGVKEAIVPLDGMKVKVAVAHGLGNARKLLDKVQDGTADYHFIEIMCCPGGCIGGGGQPIPTDDEIRAKRIEAIYREDRGMKLRKSHLNPAVKALYEEFLGSPLSHKAHELLHTKYVARGRFPK is encoded by the coding sequence ATGGATATGGTCACGTTAACCATAGATGGTCAAAGGGTTTCGGTGCCCCGCGGAACCTCTGTGCTCGAGGCTGCCAGGGCCTCGGGGATCGATGTTCCCAGCCTGTGCTATCTTAAAGACATAAATGTCGTGGGGGCATGTAGAATTTGCGTGGTTGAGATAGAGGGAGCCAAGTCTCTTCAGGCATCTTGCGTTACCCCTGTCGCCGAGGGAATGGTGGTAAGAACCAACACCCCGGCGGTGAGGGAGGCCAGGAGGACAGTCCTTGAGCTCATAATATCCAACCATCCCCTCGAATGTCTTACCTGTGAACGCAATCGGAATTGCGAGCTGCAGGAGCTTGCTGAGCGTCTCGGAATCAGGGAAGTTGAATACGAAGGGGAGAGAATTGAATTTCCCAAAGATACCTCCTCTCCCGCCATTGTCAGGAATCCCAATAAATGCATTTTGTGCCGCAGGTGCATGAGTGTATGTTCTCAGGTGCAAACCGTCTTTGCAATTGCGCCCAACGAGCGAGGATTTGAAACGATGATCGCCCCAGCCTTCGGCGACAGTCTAGGGCAAGTGGCTTGCGCCCAATGTGGTCAGTGTACTCTTGTTTGCCCGACCGGCGCGCTTACCGAGCGAGACTCAACAAATGAGGTCTATGAGGCGCTGGCGGATCCCAATAAGCACGTGGTGGTCCAGACTGCCCCGGCGGTGAGGGCTACAGTTGGGGAAGAGGTAGGCTTGCCCCCAGGTTCTTTGGTCACCGGGAAATTAGTTGCGGCACTACGCCGCCTCGGGTTTGACAAGGTCTTTGACACTGATTTTACCGCGGACCTTACCATCATGGAGGAGGGCCATGAATTTCTGGAAAGACTCAAGAATAGAGGTCCCCTTCCGCTGATTACATCATGCAGTCCTGGCTGGATAAAATTCATTGAGCACTTCTATCCAGATCTTCTGCCCAATCTCTCGACGTGCAAGTCTCCGCAGCAGATGTTTGGCGCGCTAGCAAAGACATATTATGCTCAGAAGGCTGGCATAGACCCGAAGGATATCTTCGTGACATCCATAATGCCTTGCACTGCCAAGAAATTTGAGGCAAAGAGGCCGGAGATGACATCGAGTGGTCATGTCGACGTTGACGCGGTTCTGACCTCACGGGAGTTAGGGAGGATGCTCCGAAGCGCGGGATTGAAACTTGAAAATCTCCCTGAAGAAGGTTATGATGATCCTCTGGGGATATCCACAGGAGCAGGAGTCATCTTTGGGGCCACAGGTGGGGTTATGGAAGCGGCTCTAAGGACAGTATATGAAGTAGTAACAGATAGGGAACTTGACAATCTGGAATTCCAGGAGATCCGAGGCCTTACCGGCGTAAAGGAAGCGATCGTGCCCCTGGATGGCATGAAAGTCAAGGTAGCGGTGGCGCACGGGCTCGGCAATGCGCGTAAATTGCTGGACAAGGTTCAAGACGGTACAGCTGATTATCACTTCATCGAGATAATGTGCTGCCCGGGAGGGTGCATAGGCGGAGGAGGCCAGCCAATACCAACGGATGACGAAATTAGGGCGAAACGGATAGAGGCTATCTACCGAGAAGACCGGGGCATGAAGCTGAGAAAGTCTCATCTCAATCCTGCTGTCAAGGCCCTCTATGAAGAATTTCTGGGCAGCCCGTTGAGCCATAAAGCCCATGAGCTCCTGCATACGAAATATGTGGCCAGGGGGCGTTTTCCTAAGTAG
- the nuoF gene encoding NADH-quinone oxidoreductase subunit NuoF has product MEGGSSMDLFRSHVLVCGGAGCLSSGCEGVKTALLDAVERLGLQQEVKVVVTGCMGPCDLGPMMIIYPEGVLYQRLKPADADRIAEEHLLKGRIVRDLLYTEPVTGAAVPTFQEMGFFNRQTRVALRNTGRINPLVIEEYIASDGYSALGKVLTKMTPEEVIDTVKRSGLRGRGGGGFPTGLKWEFCAKAKGNPKYVVCNADEGDPGAFMDRSVLEGDPHSVLEAMAIAGYAIGAHQGYIYVRAEYPLAIKHLTHAIGQAREQGLLGNDIFGTGFDFDIEIRVGAGAFVCGEETALLASIEGRRGEPRPRPPFPANEGLWGCPTLINNVETYANIPPIILNGAEWFASIGTERSKGTKVFALAGKIRNTGLVEVPMGTTLGEIIYDIGGGIPGGKKFKAAQTGGPSGGCIPKEYLNTPVDYDSLKELGTIMGSGGLIVMDEDTCMVDLARFFLEFTQDESCGKCAPCRIGTKRMLEILTRITRGQGREGDVERLIKLGQWIKETALCGLGQTAPNPVLTTIRYFREEYDAHIRDHKCPASVCASLFESPCQNACPASVDVPRYISLIRQKRYSDAVTVIRDKNPFPSICGRVCTHPCELKCRRAQIDEPVAICALKRFAADYEMKRPPMAPPVKRNNPAASNVAIIGAGPCGLSAAYYLARLGHKVVVFDALPVAGGMLAVGIPEYRLPKRVLEAEIETIKALGVDIRLNTRIGKDISLEDLKKQGFKAIFIAIGAHLGQKLGAPGEDLEGVVNAIDFLREVNLGQRTGVPRRVAVIGGGNAAIDAARTALRLGAKEVHILYRRTREEMPAEPYEVMEAEKEGIRIHFLTAPSRILGKAGKVTNMECIRMVLGEFDRTGRRRPTPVVGSEFIIDVDLIIPAISQQPDISFVPRDSGIETTRWSTILADPKTFATGADGIFAGGDCVTGPDTVIGAIGQGRCAAMEIDKYLGGDGVIETHPDLGRELAGEIIETEMPRQKVESLDISARYPGFREVELGFTEAAALQEAMRCLRCDIKD; this is encoded by the coding sequence ATGGAGGGAGGCTCTAGTATGGATCTTTTTCGATCACATGTTCTGGTATGTGGTGGGGCCGGGTGCCTATCATCCGGCTGTGAAGGGGTAAAAACTGCGCTCCTGGATGCCGTGGAGCGCCTGGGACTCCAACAGGAAGTAAAAGTGGTGGTCACAGGATGCATGGGGCCCTGCGACCTGGGACCTATGATGATTATATATCCCGAGGGTGTACTGTACCAGCGTCTCAAGCCTGCGGACGCCGATAGGATCGCTGAGGAACATCTCCTCAAGGGCCGCATAGTACGAGACCTGTTATATACCGAGCCGGTCACCGGCGCCGCAGTGCCTACTTTCCAGGAGATGGGATTCTTCAACCGTCAGACTCGCGTGGCCCTCAGGAATACGGGGCGAATAAATCCGCTCGTCATAGAAGAATACATTGCCTCTGATGGATATTCTGCGCTTGGCAAGGTGCTTACCAAAATGACACCGGAAGAGGTCATTGATACAGTCAAAAGGTCAGGGCTGCGCGGAAGAGGGGGAGGTGGCTTCCCCACGGGGCTGAAATGGGAGTTTTGCGCCAAAGCTAAGGGGAACCCGAAATATGTGGTGTGCAATGCAGATGAAGGAGATCCCGGTGCCTTTATGGATCGGAGTGTCCTTGAAGGAGACCCGCATTCAGTGCTGGAGGCCATGGCTATCGCAGGTTACGCCATCGGGGCGCATCAAGGCTATATATATGTCCGGGCCGAATATCCCCTGGCGATAAAACATCTCACCCACGCAATTGGGCAAGCCCGAGAGCAGGGTCTCCTTGGCAATGATATCTTTGGGACAGGGTTCGATTTCGATATAGAAATAAGAGTAGGCGCAGGGGCCTTCGTCTGCGGGGAGGAGACGGCGCTTTTGGCTTCCATCGAGGGAAGGCGCGGCGAACCGCGTCCAAGGCCACCTTTCCCAGCCAATGAGGGTCTCTGGGGCTGCCCCACCTTGATCAACAATGTCGAGACTTACGCGAATATCCCCCCCATTATCTTGAACGGCGCGGAATGGTTTGCATCCATCGGGACGGAAAGGAGCAAAGGAACCAAGGTATTTGCCCTGGCAGGGAAGATCAGGAATACAGGTTTAGTTGAGGTTCCAATGGGAACTACCCTGGGTGAGATCATCTATGACATCGGCGGCGGAATACCAGGAGGCAAGAAGTTCAAAGCCGCCCAGACGGGAGGACCGTCAGGGGGGTGCATCCCCAAAGAGTATTTGAACACGCCGGTTGACTATGATTCCTTGAAGGAACTCGGAACCATCATGGGGTCCGGTGGGCTCATAGTCATGGATGAAGATACTTGCATGGTGGACCTGGCACGATTCTTCCTTGAATTTACCCAGGATGAATCATGCGGCAAATGCGCTCCTTGTAGAATTGGAACCAAGAGGATGCTGGAGATCCTGACCAGGATCACCAGGGGCCAGGGACGAGAAGGCGATGTGGAGCGTCTCATCAAACTCGGACAATGGATCAAGGAGACTGCCTTATGTGGCCTCGGACAAACTGCTCCTAACCCCGTGCTGACCACGATTCGCTATTTCAGAGAGGAATATGATGCCCACATACGGGATCATAAGTGTCCGGCTTCAGTGTGCGCAAGCCTATTTGAATCTCCATGTCAAAATGCGTGCCCTGCGAGTGTGGATGTACCCAGATACATCAGTCTTATCAGGCAAAAAAGGTATTCTGACGCTGTTACCGTGATCAGGGATAAGAACCCATTCCCATCCATATGCGGGAGAGTCTGCACGCATCCTTGTGAGCTAAAGTGCCGGCGCGCCCAAATCGACGAGCCGGTGGCTATTTGCGCCCTGAAGCGGTTTGCCGCTGATTATGAGATGAAAAGACCTCCCATGGCGCCACCCGTCAAGCGGAACAACCCAGCGGCAAGTAATGTAGCCATAATCGGAGCCGGGCCATGCGGCCTATCTGCTGCCTATTATCTGGCAAGACTGGGACACAAGGTTGTAGTCTTCGATGCCCTGCCAGTGGCGGGCGGAATGCTGGCCGTGGGTATTCCAGAATATAGGCTGCCTAAAAGGGTGCTCGAGGCGGAAATAGAGACTATAAAGGCCCTTGGCGTGGATATCAGACTGAATACCCGGATCGGGAAAGATATCTCACTGGAGGACTTGAAGAAACAAGGGTTCAAGGCCATATTCATCGCAATAGGGGCTCATCTCGGGCAGAAGCTGGGTGCGCCTGGCGAAGACCTCGAAGGTGTTGTGAATGCCATAGATTTCCTCCGCGAGGTCAACCTTGGCCAGCGGACCGGAGTCCCTCGCCGGGTCGCTGTCATCGGCGGCGGGAATGCCGCCATCGATGCGGCTAGGACCGCTCTCAGGTTGGGCGCCAAAGAAGTGCATATCCTCTACAGGAGGACGCGTGAGGAGATGCCGGCGGAACCCTACGAGGTCATGGAAGCTGAAAAGGAAGGCATAAGGATACATTTCCTTACGGCCCCATCAAGGATTTTGGGGAAGGCTGGCAAGGTGACCAATATGGAATGTATCAGGATGGTGCTGGGCGAATTCGATCGCACTGGCCGTAGGCGTCCCACGCCGGTGGTCGGCTCCGAGTTCATCATCGATGTGGATCTTATCATCCCAGCCATCAGTCAACAACCAGATATCTCCTTTGTGCCCCGGGATAGCGGCATAGAGACCACAAGGTGGTCGACAATCCTTGCAGATCCAAAGACATTTGCCACCGGAGCGGATGGGATATTTGCCGGCGGTGATTGCGTCACGGGCCCGGATACAGTTATAGGCGCTATTGGCCAGGGTAGATGCGCGGCCATGGAGATAGACAAATATCTCGGCGGTGATGGAGTGATCGAGACTCATCCCGATCTTGGACGAGAGCTCGCCGGTGAGATAATCGAGACGGAGATGCCAAGGCAGAAGGTCGAAAGTCTGGATATCAGCGCCAGGTACCCAGGTTTCAGGGAAGTAGAGCTTGGTTTTACAGAGGCTGCCGCGCTCCAGGAAGCAATGCGGTGCCTGCGCTGTGATATAAAGGACTGA
- a CDS encoding (2Fe-2S) ferredoxin domain-containing protein, whose product MPDAASRWKRAHGPELRLASSRKMGRVLRSVADLRELKARLNRSSPIGGRAGTEVTVGLGVCGLMASADKAFDAIMDELAVRHIHDVVIRRSGCMGCCNAEPIVVVNRPGMPVTRYPLVSPEDARRIVVQHIVNGNIVPEIFLRWDRLAEDGGRL is encoded by the coding sequence ATGCCAGATGCTGCTTCTCGTTGGAAGAGGGCTCATGGACCGGAACTCCGGCTGGCCAGTTCTCGCAAGATGGGGCGGGTGTTACGGAGTGTCGCGGATCTCAGGGAGCTGAAGGCCAGGCTCAATCGTTCCAGTCCCATAGGCGGCAGGGCGGGTACCGAGGTAACAGTAGGACTCGGGGTGTGCGGGCTCATGGCATCGGCAGATAAGGCATTTGATGCCATCATGGATGAACTGGCAGTTCGACATATTCACGATGTGGTCATCAGAAGATCGGGATGTATGGGGTGCTGCAACGCCGAGCCCATAGTAGTGGTGAACCGTCCCGGTATGCCTGTGACAAGGTACCCTCTAGTATCTCCGGAAGATGCGAGACGGATTGTTGTCCAGCATATTGTCAATGGCAATATAGTGCCGGAAATCTTTCTCAGGTGGGATCGTTTGGCAGAGGATGGAGGGAGGCTCTAG
- the nuoE gene encoding NADH-quinone oxidoreductase subunit NuoE: MISNSLFLGGVYVAVEEVRLTQISEEKWQKLEEIIGKHRGKRGVLIQVLHEAQELLGYLPREVQEKVALELDIPLSEIYSVVSFYALFSLKPKGRHQISICKGTACYVRGSDRILEKLEETLGIRAGDTTDDGRFSVEVVRCMGACGLGPVMRIDDDIYARLKPDRVPGILEKYK; the protein is encoded by the coding sequence ATGATATCAAATAGCCTGTTTCTAGGAGGGGTATATGTGGCGGTTGAGGAGGTAAGGCTCACTCAAATCAGCGAAGAGAAGTGGCAAAAGCTTGAGGAGATCATCGGGAAACATCGGGGGAAAAGGGGCGTCCTGATCCAGGTCCTGCATGAAGCGCAGGAGCTTTTAGGGTACCTGCCCAGGGAAGTGCAGGAAAAGGTGGCCCTTGAACTTGACATCCCGCTCAGCGAGATCTATAGCGTCGTATCTTTTTATGCTCTCTTCTCTCTCAAGCCCAAAGGACGTCATCAGATATCTATCTGTAAAGGTACCGCGTGTTATGTTCGCGGGTCTGATAGGATCCTGGAGAAGCTGGAGGAGACTTTGGGGATAAGGGCCGGTGACACCACCGACGACGGTAGGTTCTCCGTTGAGGTGGTCCGGTGCATGGGAGCATGCGGGCTCGGGCCGGTTATGCGGATCGACGATGACATATATGCTCGCTTAAAACCTGACAGGGTACCCGGGATTCTGGAGAAATATAAGTAA
- a CDS encoding sigma 54-interacting transcriptional regulator, with protein MIRSIRPSKTWVYTVDSRCAGCGACVTVCQNGAISLVNRRAHVQSDRCEACGQCIPICPRGAKKFSFRIPDEDEIRKALQLMGRMTSRDEYDCGACGYSSCRDKAISVSLGHSSPQGCIFAPNDPDDRDMKASSGAASANQGLRLVTGSRQDADIDPDHIVAYSQEMGKVLQVAERVVNVNATVLILGESGVGKEVVARFIHRMGNRRQGPFVKVNCGAIPETLLESELFGYETGAFTGAKRAGKPGLIELASSGTFFLDEICELPLNLQVKLLQVLQEKQVTRLGGTKPIQIDARIIAATNQDIHEMVRQGSFRADLFYRLNVVPIVIPPLRERKDDIIPLMYHFLDVCCRKYGVRKTVTDEVKEAFMAYDWPGNVRELENLVERLVIIAVSDEIGIADLPSPFKSCPVNQPPVTVSDVVPLKDAVEEVERQIIQKAVSRYHSTYEIAEVLGINQSTVVRKIQKYFRGGQASS; from the coding sequence ATGATCCGCAGCATACGGCCTTCCAAGACCTGGGTCTATACCGTCGATTCAAGGTGCGCTGGATGCGGCGCGTGTGTCACTGTCTGCCAGAATGGCGCCATCTCCCTGGTGAACCGGCGCGCTCATGTACAATCTGATCGTTGCGAGGCCTGTGGTCAGTGCATCCCCATATGTCCTAGAGGGGCGAAGAAATTCTCCTTCAGGATCCCAGACGAGGATGAAATCCGGAAAGCCCTTCAGCTTATGGGGCGTATGACTTCTCGCGACGAATACGATTGTGGGGCCTGCGGATATAGTTCTTGCCGTGATAAGGCCATTTCGGTGAGCCTTGGTCATTCATCCCCTCAGGGTTGTATTTTCGCCCCTAATGACCCTGATGATAGAGATATGAAGGCTTCGTCAGGAGCCGCCAGCGCTAATCAGGGGCTCAGGTTAGTGACGGGTTCCAGGCAGGATGCGGACATTGATCCTGACCACATAGTGGCCTATAGCCAGGAAATGGGCAAGGTGCTGCAGGTCGCTGAGAGAGTCGTAAATGTCAATGCAACAGTGCTTATCCTGGGGGAATCAGGAGTAGGCAAGGAAGTCGTGGCGAGATTCATCCATCGGATGGGGAACAGACGACAAGGACCTTTTGTAAAGGTCAATTGCGGCGCGATCCCTGAGACTCTTCTGGAGTCGGAGTTGTTTGGCTATGAAACAGGGGCATTTACCGGTGCAAAGAGAGCTGGCAAGCCGGGCCTCATCGAGCTCGCCTCCTCAGGCACTTTTTTCTTGGATGAAATCTGCGAGCTTCCTCTCAACCTCCAAGTAAAATTGCTTCAAGTCTTACAGGAGAAGCAGGTGACCCGCCTGGGCGGGACGAAGCCCATTCAGATAGACGCGCGCATCATCGCTGCGACAAATCAGGATATTCATGAGATGGTAAGGCAGGGGTCCTTCAGAGCAGATCTCTTTTACAGGCTCAATGTGGTTCCCATAGTAATACCGCCACTTCGGGAGCGGAAAGATGATATCATACCCCTCATGTACCATTTCCTGGATGTGTGCTGCCGCAAATACGGCGTCCGTAAAACCGTGACCGATGAAGTCAAAGAGGCTTTCATGGCATATGATTGGCCTGGGAATGTCAGGGAACTTGAGAATCTTGTGGAACGCCTGGTCATCATTGCCGTGTCCGATGAAATAGGGATAGCCGACCTGCCTTCACCTTTCAAATCCTGCCCGGTAAATCAGCCTCCGGTTACCGTTTCTGATGTCGTGCCCCTCAAAGATGCAGTAGAAGAGGTTGAACGCCAGATCATCCAAAAGGCAGTTTCACGTTATCACAGCACTTATGAGATCGCTGAAGTTCTGGGCATAAACCAATCCACGGTTGTGCGAAAGATCCAGAAGTACTTTCGAGGCGGCCAGGCATCCTCATAG
- the galU gene encoding UTP--glucose-1-phosphate uridylyltransferase GalU, translated as MRVRKAVIPAAGLGTRFLPATKAQPKEMLPIVDTPIIQYVVQEAAASGIEDILIITGRGKRAIEDHFDKSFELESVLKRSNRDDLLEAVQDISNMVNVHFIRQKEALGLGHAVYQARWHVGDEPFAVLLGDEIFDSEDPCLAQLIRVHEELGGNVVAVSPVPQEETGRYGIVSLDGEIDGAYKVTSLVEKPDPRSAPSNLAVIGRYILEPQVFDILLSLGPGVGGEFQLTDALNVLAERSRVFAVVPKGKRYDVGDKLGFLKATVEFALKREDLAPDFRVYLEGLLKGGARPADHQ; from the coding sequence ATGCGGGTTCGTAAAGCGGTAATTCCGGCGGCAGGACTTGGAACTAGATTCCTTCCTGCCACCAAGGCTCAACCTAAAGAGATGCTGCCTATTGTGGATACGCCCATAATTCAATATGTGGTCCAGGAAGCAGCAGCTTCAGGCATCGAGGATATATTGATCATAACCGGGCGAGGAAAGCGGGCCATTGAAGATCACTTCGACAAGTCTTTTGAGCTAGAATCGGTTCTGAAACGCTCAAACAGGGATGATCTCCTCGAGGCTGTTCAGGACATTTCTAATATGGTGAATGTACATTTTATTCGCCAAAAGGAGGCCCTGGGATTGGGCCATGCGGTATACCAAGCCCGGTGGCACGTGGGCGATGAACCTTTTGCGGTTTTGCTGGGAGATGAGATCTTTGATTCAGAGGATCCCTGCCTTGCCCAGCTCATCAGGGTCCACGAAGAGCTCGGGGGTAATGTAGTGGCTGTATCCCCGGTTCCCCAAGAGGAAACAGGGAGGTACGGGATCGTTTCCCTCGATGGTGAAATAGATGGCGCATATAAAGTGACGAGTCTGGTGGAAAAACCGGATCCTCGCAGCGCCCCCTCCAACCTCGCTGTCATAGGGAGATATATTCTTGAGCCTCAGGTCTTTGATATATTACTTTCCCTGGGGCCTGGAGTAGGTGGTGAATTCCAGCTTACCGACGCTCTGAATGTGTTGGCCGAGCGCTCTCGAGTCTTTGCAGTTGTCCCAAAGGGCAAGCGATATGATGTGGGAGACAAGCTGGGGTTTCTCAAGGCAACTGTAGAATTCGCCCTGAAGCGTGAGGATCTTGCCCCTGATTTTCGTGTCTATTTGGAGGGATTGCTCAAGGGCGGGGCTAGGCCTGCCGACCACCAGTAA
- the hpt gene encoding hypoxanthine phosphoribosyltransferase translates to MMNDVECILVDESDIQKRVRELGEEISRDYAGRDLVIVGILKGALVFMADLVRNIRIPLSIDFVAVSSYGLATKTSGVVRILKDLDAPIEGKHVLVVEDIIDTGLTLHYLLENLKARKPSSVKICTLLDKPSRREVQITPDYNGFQIPDKFVVGYGLDFGEKYRNLPSVCVLRPEVYQGKLNNNRNGNHR, encoded by the coding sequence TTGATGAATGACGTCGAATGTATTCTTGTTGATGAAAGCGACATCCAAAAAAGGGTCAGGGAACTTGGTGAGGAGATCTCGAGGGACTACGCGGGCCGGGATCTTGTGATCGTTGGAATACTCAAGGGAGCCCTTGTCTTCATGGCCGATCTGGTGCGGAACATACGAATCCCTCTTTCTATAGATTTCGTCGCCGTATCTAGTTACGGGCTGGCCACGAAGACCAGTGGGGTCGTGAGGATATTGAAGGATCTTGATGCGCCTATAGAGGGCAAGCATGTGCTGGTTGTGGAGGATATAATAGATACTGGCCTTACTCTTCACTACCTTCTAGAAAATCTGAAAGCCCGCAAACCTAGCTCTGTGAAGATTTGCACGCTGCTTGATAAACCCTCTCGTCGTGAGGTTCAAATAACACCTGATTATAATGGGTTTCAGATACCTGATAAATTCGTAGTGGGATATGGACTAGATTTTGGAGAAAAATACCGCAATCTACCTTCGGTCTGTGTTTTGAGGCCGGAGGTCTATCAGGGAAAGCTGAACAACAATAGAAATGGCAACCACAGGTGA
- a CDS encoding 2-phosphosulfolactate phosphatase encodes MRVDVTVIPQELEQRDLGDACVVVLDILRASSTIVTAMANGCEEVIPTATVEEAVEIAHGYGKGEFILGGERRGNKIEGFDLGNSPLEYTRENVAGKKIIFTTTNGTRLLKIAKNAQCVLVGSFLNLSSVCEYLLSLNKDVILACAGDERKLALDDLACSGMMVDYLAARKEVELTDGAIVARTIYSAYRDEIEKALSSAEHGRFLIDAGYHKDVKFASSLDLYEVVPIFSQGHIRLANK; translated from the coding sequence ATGCGAGTTGATGTTACCGTAATTCCCCAGGAACTCGAACAGCGAGATTTGGGGGATGCATGTGTCGTTGTGCTAGACATCTTACGCGCCAGTTCCACTATCGTGACTGCGATGGCCAACGGTTGCGAGGAGGTGATTCCCACCGCGACTGTGGAAGAGGCAGTAGAAATAGCGCATGGCTATGGCAAGGGGGAATTCATCCTTGGGGGGGAGCGCCGGGGGAACAAGATTGAAGGATTTGATCTCGGAAACTCTCCTCTGGAATATACCAGGGAAAACGTTGCGGGGAAGAAGATCATATTTACCACCACCAATGGAACGCGCCTGCTCAAGATCGCTAAGAACGCCCAGTGTGTCCTGGTGGGCTCTTTCCTGAACTTGAGTTCTGTTTGTGAGTATCTCCTCAGTTTGAACAAGGATGTCATTCTCGCCTGCGCCGGGGATGAGCGGAAACTTGCTTTGGATGATCTCGCCTGTTCTGGTATGATGGTGGATTATCTTGCGGCAAGAAAAGAGGTTGAACTGACGGATGGCGCCATTGTGGCGCGGACCATCTATAGCGCATATAGGGATGAGATAGAAAAGGCATTATCTTCCGCGGAGCATGGTCGGTTCCTCATCGATGCTGGTTATCATAAGGACGTAAAGTTTGCGTCCAGCCTTGACTTGTATGAGGTGGTTCCTATCTTCTCCCAGGGCCATATTAGACTGGCAAACAAGTGA
- a CDS encoding LCP family protein — MEDLSSGLANLQLSQKQRRQKNKHRGKKWIRAISALIFTAFIVIGSISIISWLSFQKAMDLEEAFNIHDRPITILLLGVDRTYDVDGHSMNGGQRADTLILLSVNPMSKKAYLISIPRDTKAEIPGYGTGKINSAHARGGIELAMRTVERLVGLPIDGYVETDFQGFVKLIDLAGGVTVNIDRDMKYEDRAGNLKIDLKAGVHRLDGDQALQFVRFRHDALGDIARIRRQQQLLRSVIAALVAPKNLTKAKPMIEAAMKCVKTDLSIREIGALGWFLAHIDENTQLETETLPGSFAPLYWLPDQSRIEELVQSIQECANGQQGIPSH; from the coding sequence GTGGAGGATTTGAGCTCTGGACTGGCGAATTTACAATTATCGCAGAAGCAGCGTCGTCAAAAGAACAAGCATCGCGGCAAGAAATGGATAAGGGCAATCTCAGCGCTCATATTTACGGCATTCATCGTAATTGGTTCTATCTCCATCATATCATGGCTATCTTTTCAAAAGGCGATGGATCTGGAGGAGGCATTCAACATTCACGACAGGCCCATCACCATTCTCCTCCTGGGAGTGGATCGGACCTATGATGTGGATGGGCATTCGATGAACGGGGGGCAGCGGGCGGATACCCTGATATTGCTCAGTGTAAACCCAATGTCCAAAAAGGCATATCTCATCTCGATTCCCCGGGATACAAAGGCTGAAATACCGGGCTACGGGACCGGCAAGATCAATAGCGCGCATGCCAGGGGGGGCATAGAGCTTGCTATGCGGACCGTGGAGAGACTTGTCGGTCTTCCAATTGATGGATACGTAGAGACGGATTTCCAGGGGTTCGTAAAGCTGATCGACCTCGCAGGAGGTGTAACCGTCAACATAGATCGCGACATGAAATATGAGGACCGGGCTGGCAATCTCAAGATTGATCTCAAGGCCGGCGTTCACCGGCTAGATGGCGATCAGGCGCTCCAATTTGTCAGGTTTAGGCACGATGCCCTGGGGGATATTGCGCGCATCAGGAGGCAACAGCAGCTGCTCAGATCAGTCATTGCGGCATTAGTTGCGCCAAAGAATTTGACAAAGGCAAAGCCGATGATAGAGGCTGCCATGAAATGTGTCAAAACAGATTTGTCTATAAGGGAAATAGGGGCCCTTGGGTGGTTTCTTGCACATATCGATGAAAATACTCAACTTGAGACCGAGACTCTCCCGGGAAGTTTCGCGCCATTGTATTGGCTGCCAGATCAGAGCCGTATCGAAGAATTGGTCCAATCCATTCAGGAATGTGCCAATGGACAGCAAGGCATTCCTTCACACTAG